One genomic region from Rhizomicrobium palustre encodes:
- a CDS encoding c-type cytochrome, with protein sequence MKTVRFAAAASMALGLISSLACAQQLDPKFIAGCQKCHGQGGDSVSPMFPRLNGQQAEYMSAQLKNFRDHKRDDTHARGYMWGNARVLDDKTIAQIAQYFAQQKPTGAQTGGALAAEGAQLYQSGDPSKGINPCQQCHGKAGEGAGVMPRIAGQHSAYFRMVMGAFRSGQRKSDVMSVVAKNLSDRQIEALSSYLSND encoded by the coding sequence GTGAAGACTGTCCGGTTCGCCGCCGCGGCCTCTATGGCTCTTGGTCTGATCTCCTCGCTGGCCTGCGCCCAGCAATTGGATCCGAAATTCATTGCGGGCTGCCAGAAATGCCATGGCCAAGGGGGCGATAGCGTTTCGCCGATGTTTCCCCGCCTCAATGGCCAGCAGGCTGAATATATGAGCGCACAGCTCAAGAATTTCCGCGATCACAAGCGCGATGACACCCATGCCCGCGGTTATATGTGGGGTAACGCCCGGGTTTTGGACGATAAGACCATCGCGCAGATCGCCCAGTATTTCGCCCAGCAAAAGCCGACTGGCGCGCAGACCGGCGGGGCGCTCGCCGCCGAAGGGGCGCAGCTTTATCAGAGCGGCGATCCTTCCAAGGGCATCAACCCCTGCCAGCAATGCCATGGCAAGGCGGGCGAGGGCGCAGGGGTGATGCCGCGCATCGCCGGTCAGCACTCGGCCTATTTCCGCATGGTGATGGGCGCTTTCCGCTCCGGGCAACGCAAAAGTGATGTCATGAGCGTGGTCGCCAAAAACCTCTCCGACCGCCAGATCGAGGCTTTATCTTCGTATCTGTCGAACGATTGA
- a CDS encoding PLP-dependent aminotransferase family protein yields the protein MNLPLQLDRTAPVPLQDQLFEQLRELILSGKLKPNTRVIATRFLAEQVGVSRRTVLFAYERLIAEGYLETRPAIGTFVSPTPPRQHKPVTSSTAPLDTPRQGVLYPPSLRYAAKPAAAPADGGIDFSPTVLDPSMQLPQKVWLRWMREVLLADAAIFGKPGPAAGVETLRYVIANYLAATRGILASPEQIIVVSGRRHACSLVAHLFQRHSDRVVLEAPGDDDITTFFRTRGAQVYGVPVDETGLVTEALPDGPASLAYVTPARQNPVGGSLPQARRAELIEWARSSGAYIIEDDSDSDLRYQGVAQPPLATIDPYGLVFYIGSFTKSLGAGLCLGYLLVPPEFAEGIVAIKSMGTEGGQSFEQMVIANLLASGEYDHHLRRLRKLCLDQRDSLIGTLRGHFGEVKLLGTESGTQLTWLLPEHFPQASAIITAARERGVRITGVTDPGAQDCKFYERALIFGYGGLNLPRMREGIALLSEALGGLRV from the coding sequence ATGAACCTGCCGCTTCAACTGGACCGCACTGCGCCGGTGCCGCTGCAGGACCAATTATTCGAACAGCTTCGCGAGCTCATCCTCTCGGGCAAGCTGAAACCGAACACGCGCGTCATCGCCACCCGCTTTCTTGCTGAACAAGTCGGGGTTTCTCGCCGTACGGTATTATTCGCCTATGAGCGGTTGATCGCGGAAGGCTATCTTGAAACCCGCCCCGCAATAGGGACATTCGTCTCGCCCACGCCGCCGCGCCAGCATAAGCCGGTGACCTCCAGCACAGCGCCGCTCGATACGCCACGCCAAGGCGTGCTTTATCCGCCAAGCCTGCGCTACGCGGCAAAGCCTGCTGCTGCGCCCGCCGATGGCGGAATCGATTTTTCGCCCACCGTGCTCGATCCCAGCATGCAGCTGCCACAAAAGGTCTGGCTGCGCTGGATGCGCGAAGTGCTGCTCGCTGATGCTGCGATTTTCGGAAAGCCCGGGCCTGCGGCAGGTGTGGAAACCTTGCGCTACGTCATTGCCAATTATCTCGCGGCCACGCGGGGCATACTCGCCTCGCCGGAACAGATCATTGTGGTCTCCGGGCGGCGTCATGCCTGCAGTCTGGTGGCGCATCTTTTCCAACGCCACAGTGATCGTGTTGTCCTGGAAGCGCCCGGCGATGACGACATCACCACCTTCTTCCGCACCCGCGGGGCGCAGGTCTATGGCGTGCCGGTGGATGAGACCGGTCTCGTCACCGAAGCCCTGCCGGATGGCCCGGCCTCTCTGGCCTATGTCACGCCAGCGCGGCAGAACCCGGTGGGCGGATCGCTGCCGCAAGCCCGCCGCGCCGAGCTGATCGAATGGGCCCGCAGTTCTGGCGCCTATATCATCGAAGACGATAGTGACAGCGATCTGCGCTATCAGGGCGTGGCCCAGCCGCCGCTCGCCACCATCGATCCTTATGGGCTGGTGTTCTACATCGGCTCCTTCACCAAGAGCTTGGGCGCGGGGCTTTGCCTGGGTTATCTTCTGGTGCCGCCCGAATTTGCCGAAGGCATTGTCGCCATCAAATCCATGGGCACCGAGGGCGGCCAATCTTTCGAGCAGATGGTCATCGCTAATCTTCTGGCGAGCGGCGAATATGATCACCACCTGCGCCGGTTGCGCAAACTCTGCCTTGATCAGCGCGATAGTTTGATTGGCACGTTGCGAGGGCATTTTGGCGAGGTGAAACTTTTAGGGACTGAATCGGGCACACAGCTCACCTGGCTCCTGCCCGAGCATTTTCCGCAAGCTTCTGCGATCATCACGGCGGCGCGCGAACGGGGTGTGCGCATCACCGGCGTTACCGATCCTGGCGCGCAGGACTGCAAATTTTACGAGCGCGCGCTGATCTTCGGCTATGGCGGCTTGAACCTGCCGCGCATGCGCGAAGGCATTGCGCTCCTCTCTGAGGCGCTGGGCGGGTTGAGGGTGTGA
- a CDS encoding DmsE family decaheme c-type cytochrome translates to MSANRIISYAFALLICAMGIGFGSSAFAAAAPAAGDGLYSEKGTATCVQCHNEAPATDILKTPHAMKGDAHAPGGQKGCESCHGPSNSHAAGFAAGKPALPAVVFNGPNASPIEVRNGACLTCHQDAKRMNWHDSQHKNANLACVSCHTLHAAKDPVMVRTTQAAKCFTCHAQQRAESFQFSHHPMREGKVICADCHNPHGSAGPKLLKEFTVNQTCYTCHADKRGPMLWEHQPVRENCLNCHTPHGSNEARLMKERMNFMCSTCHSATGNNSGGAFGGAHALVGNLQGSATFSSALANNRTCLNCHSQVHGSNNPGGTFFFR, encoded by the coding sequence ATGTCGGCAAACCGGATCATCAGCTACGCTTTCGCGCTCCTTATCTGCGCGATGGGGATCGGCTTTGGGTCGTCGGCTTTTGCTGCGGCTGCTCCGGCCGCTGGCGATGGGCTTTATTCGGAAAAGGGCACCGCGACTTGCGTCCAGTGCCATAACGAGGCGCCCGCCACGGATATCTTGAAGACACCGCACGCCATGAAGGGCGATGCGCATGCCCCCGGCGGCCAGAAGGGCTGCGAAAGCTGCCATGGTCCGTCCAACTCGCATGCTGCCGGCTTTGCCGCTGGTAAGCCCGCGCTTCCCGCGGTGGTGTTCAATGGCCCGAATGCTTCGCCCATCGAAGTGCGCAACGGCGCCTGCCTTACCTGCCACCAGGATGCCAAGCGCATGAACTGGCATGACAGCCAGCATAAGAATGCGAACCTTGCTTGCGTGAGCTGCCACACCCTGCATGCGGCCAAGGACCCGGTGATGGTCCGCACAACGCAAGCGGCCAAGTGCTTCACCTGCCACGCCCAGCAGCGCGCCGAGAGCTTCCAGTTCTCGCACCATCCGATGCGCGAAGGCAAAGTGATCTGCGCCGACTGCCACAACCCGCATGGTTCGGCTGGTCCCAAGCTGCTCAAGGAATTCACGGTCAACCAGACCTGCTACACCTGCCATGCCGACAAGCGCGGCCCCATGCTGTGGGAACATCAGCCGGTTCGCGAGAACTGCCTGAACTGCCACACGCCGCACGGCTCCAATGAAGCGCGCCTGATGAAAGAACGCATGAACTTCATGTGCTCGACCTGCCACAGCGCGACTGGCAACAACTCGGGCGGTGCCTTCGGCGGTGCGCATGCACTGGTCGGCAACCTGCAGGGTTCTGCCACCTTCTCGTCGGCGCTCGCGAACAACCGCACCTGCTTGAACTGCCACTCGCAGGTCCACGGTTCGAATAACCCTGGCGGCACCTTCTTCTTCCGCTGA
- a CDS encoding flavodoxin domain-containing protein — protein sequence MHLYYVSHDGQARKIAERIAARLGEKGIQVIARDSSVALPAPGELTGLVVLVAAVRYGKHLPLTDKFLSIYDVSEPKPPLVLLSVNLTARKPEKKSAEGSTYLKKTIAKHALKPVLARAIAGMLDYPRYRWFDKQMIRFIMFLTKGPTDPSLTVEFTDWNEVDALAARIGELQSAPPHA from the coding sequence ATGCACCTTTATTATGTCTCTCATGACGGCCAGGCCCGCAAAATCGCGGAGCGCATCGCGGCGCGTCTGGGCGAGAAGGGCATCCAAGTCATCGCGCGCGATTCGTCTGTCGCTTTACCCGCGCCGGGAGAATTGACCGGGCTAGTCGTGCTTGTCGCCGCCGTGCGCTACGGCAAGCATCTTCCGCTGACCGACAAATTTCTCTCTATATATGATGTGTCGGAGCCAAAGCCGCCGCTGGTTCTGCTCTCAGTGAATCTCACCGCGCGCAAGCCGGAGAAGAAGTCCGCCGAAGGCAGCACATATTTAAAGAAGACGATCGCCAAGCATGCGCTCAAGCCGGTTCTGGCGCGTGCTATAGCAGGTATGCTCGATTATCCCCGCTACCGCTGGTTCGACAAACAGATGATTCGGTTCATCATGTTTTTGACCAAAGGCCCCACTGATCCAAGCCTGACGGTAGAGTTCACCGATTGGAATGAAGTGGACGCGCTGGCGGCGCGTATTGGCGAACTTCAAAGTGCGCCCCCACACGCCTGA
- a CDS encoding GMC oxidoreductase yields the protein MSAFIDARTVPEGTVLTPDLVIIGGGPAGISIALALANTNLKVVLLESGGMSFEAPTQDLYNGKKEGVTYLGLQASRMRFLGGGTNIWGGWSRPMDPIEFEERAWMPHSGWPFGLEAIKPYYPRAQVLCEAGEWLYEKAENWSQSEMPTLTLGEGGVANRWFEFSRMRGSVLPTHFGERYAEDLKKVRNLTTYLHANVTRLGLASNGAKIDEIDVATLTGRHFKVKPKAAVLATGAIETARLMLASNDVNKAGVGNENDVVGRYFADHPIPRDIATMVLFDGKLAPYYLNPQEMHGAILRTGLFPSEKYRRSAGRLDSSITVETPTKLDDLGKAAVAQTAKALGVESSHAMAFTLGGGCEVTPDPDCRITLDTARDPLGMPRIKLSMKLSDSDLNHFRETLKELGRQLLVSRVGMVRLNMKERSQWLNGIDWGNHHMGTARAHVDPKKGVVDADLKVHGIANLFLAGSSVYTTYGAVNPTLSIVAMALRLADHLKGKLK from the coding sequence GTGAGCGCTTTCATCGACGCCCGCACTGTCCCCGAAGGCACGGTCTTAACCCCTGATCTTGTGATCATCGGCGGTGGTCCGGCTGGCATTTCCATCGCGCTGGCGCTGGCAAATACCAACCTCAAGGTTGTGCTCCTGGAAAGCGGCGGCATGTCTTTCGAGGCGCCGACCCAAGACCTCTATAACGGCAAGAAAGAGGGCGTCACCTATCTTGGCCTCCAAGCCTCGCGCATGCGCTTTCTCGGTGGCGGCACCAATATCTGGGGTGGCTGGAGCCGTCCGATGGACCCCATCGAGTTCGAAGAACGCGCCTGGATGCCCCATTCCGGCTGGCCCTTCGGCCTTGAGGCGATCAAGCCCTATTACCCGCGCGCCCAAGTGCTCTGCGAGGCCGGGGAATGGCTTTATGAGAAGGCCGAAAACTGGTCCCAGAGCGAAATGCCGACCCTGACATTAGGGGAAGGCGGCGTCGCCAATCGCTGGTTCGAGTTCTCGCGTATGCGCGGCAGCGTTCTGCCCACCCATTTCGGCGAACGCTATGCCGAAGACCTCAAAAAGGTCCGCAATCTCACCACCTATCTGCACGCTAACGTCACCCGGCTGGGGCTCGCCTCCAATGGCGCCAAGATCGACGAGATCGATGTCGCCACCCTCACGGGCCGCCATTTCAAGGTGAAGCCGAAAGCAGCGGTGCTGGCGACGGGCGCCATCGAAACCGCGCGCCTGATGCTCGCCTCCAACGATGTGAACAAGGCCGGCGTCGGCAACGAGAATGACGTTGTGGGACGCTATTTCGCCGATCACCCAATCCCGCGCGATATCGCGACCATGGTGCTCTTCGACGGCAAGCTCGCGCCCTATTATTTGAACCCGCAGGAGATGCATGGCGCCATTCTGCGCACCGGGCTTTTCCCGAGCGAAAAATACCGGCGCAGCGCCGGACGCCTGGATTCCTCCATCACCGTGGAAACCCCGACCAAGCTCGATGATCTCGGCAAGGCCGCGGTGGCGCAGACTGCCAAGGCGCTGGGGGTTGAGTCCTCTCACGCCATGGCCTTCACGCTGGGCGGCGGCTGCGAGGTGACGCCGGATCCTGACTGCCGCATCACCCTCGATACGGCGCGCGATCCCTTGGGCATGCCGCGCATCAAGCTGTCGATGAAGCTTTCTGATTCCGACCTCAACCACTTCCGCGAAACGCTGAAAGAGCTCGGGCGTCAGCTCCTGGTCTCGCGCGTCGGCATGGTCCGCCTCAATATGAAAGAGCGCAGCCAGTGGCTGAACGGCATCGATTGGGGCAATCACCATATGGGCACAGCTCGCGCGCATGTCGATCCCAAGAAGGGCGTTGTGGACGCCGATCTTAAGGTGCATGGCATCGCCAATCTCTTCCTGGCGGGCAGCTCGGTCTACACGACCTACGGCGCCGTCAATCCGACCCTCAGCATCGTCGCCATGGCCCTGCGTCTGGCCGATCATCTCAAGGGGAAGCTGAAATGA
- a CDS encoding cytochrome b/b6 domain-containing protein, translated as MLRKVLIHPLPLRIWHWTNALGMILLALTGIQIRYVDLINIVSYKNAVMIHNYTGFVVIANFFVWLAFHLITAESRNYHAELNPVKMFKGCLNQLVYYGYGMFQGWKNPFHIAKYKKFNPLQGLTYQIVMFVFVPLQILTGLMLWDVTRFSKIVDFLGGVRVVDTVHVIIFTIIACYIPFHAYLATLGRTPGEHIHAMITGYEEVEEEDEEKKAE; from the coding sequence ATGTTGCGCAAGGTCTTAATTCATCCCCTTCCGCTGCGCATTTGGCACTGGACCAACGCGCTTGGCATGATCCTCTTGGCGCTGACCGGCATTCAGATCCGCTATGTCGATCTGATCAATATCGTCAGCTACAAGAACGCGGTGATGATCCACAACTACACCGGCTTTGTGGTCATCGCGAATTTCTTCGTTTGGCTCGCCTTCCACCTCATCACAGCGGAATCGCGCAACTATCACGCCGAGCTCAACCCGGTGAAGATGTTCAAGGGCTGCCTCAACCAGCTCGTCTATTACGGCTATGGCATGTTCCAGGGCTGGAAGAATCCCTTCCACATCGCCAAGTACAAGAAGTTCAACCCGCTGCAGGGCCTGACCTATCAGATCGTGATGTTCGTCTTTGTGCCCTTACAGATCCTTACCGGACTGATGCTGTGGGACGTGACGCGTTTCTCCAAGATCGTCGATTTCCTGGGCGGCGTGCGCGTGGTTGACACGGTGCATGTGATCATCTTCACCATCATCGCCTGCTACATCCCCTTCCATGCCTATCTCGCCACGCTCGGCCGCACCCCGGGCGAGCACATCCACGCGATGATCACGGGCTATGAAGAGGTTGAGGAAGAAGACGAAGAGAAAAAGGCGGAGTAA
- a CDS encoding c-type cytochrome, protein MKLSVYGFLLAGAVIMSGSAALADGKAVYDANCAACHKMMKPKTGDKAAWAPLIKDGIDSLTANTIKGKGMMPPKGGHANLSDADVKAAVQYMVDQSK, encoded by the coding sequence ATGAAACTGTCGGTTTACGGATTCCTTCTGGCCGGTGCGGTTATTATGTCGGGCAGCGCAGCGCTTGCTGACGGCAAGGCCGTCTACGACGCCAATTGCGCCGCCTGCCACAAGATGATGAAGCCGAAGACGGGCGATAAGGCCGCCTGGGCGCCGCTGATCAAGGACGGCATCGATTCCCTCACGGCTAACACCATTAAAGGCAAGGGCATGATGCCCCCGAAGGGCGGCCACGCCAATCTGTCGGATGCCGATGTCAAGGCGGCCGTCCAGTACATGGTCGACCAGAGCAAATAA
- the nagE gene encoding N-acetylglucosamine-specific PTS transporter subunit IIBC encodes MKFENIQQLGRALMLPIAVLPAAGILLRIGQPDLLNIAFIASAGAAIFQNLGLLFALGIAVGLAKENHGAAALAGAVFFLVATTGAKALMLVPPSELTGLSGTALSLAAEHFKDSQLAKLGVPTGILSGFVAGWLYNRFHTIRLPEYLAFFAGRRFVPIAAGFLALIPAFIIGTLWPSISQAMDSASHAVLSLGSVGLFIYGTLNRLLIVTGLHHILNNLAWFNLGSYHGVTGDLNRFFAGDPSAGAFMSGFFPVMMFGLPAACLAMYHTARPERRKEVGGMLASMALTAFLTGVTEPIEFSFMFLAPPLYVLHALLTGFSMVLMNILGVHLGFGFSAGLFDYVINYTKAQKAWLLLPVGLVYFALYYSVFRFAIQRFNLKTLGRDDAPATTLQAAATDRGAAYLTALGGADNLTAVDACTTRLRLSVKSNTGIDEASLRALGAKGFVRPSPTALQVVIGPEADQIASEIKAAIGKPLASIPLEKPSPSVVSTSLPVGAVLAGLGGAGNVKALTLCASRIVVELADSRLSDAGVLRRAGIRSLARGAQSLHLIIGPEAEGVFAALKAGRV; translated from the coding sequence GTGAAATTCGAAAACATCCAGCAATTGGGTCGCGCCTTGATGCTGCCCATCGCGGTGCTCCCGGCGGCTGGCATACTTTTGCGCATCGGCCAGCCTGATCTGCTGAATATCGCCTTCATCGCCTCGGCGGGCGCGGCCATTTTCCAAAATCTCGGTCTGCTCTTCGCGCTCGGCATCGCGGTCGGCCTTGCCAAGGAAAATCATGGCGCGGCGGCATTGGCTGGGGCCGTGTTTTTCCTCGTCGCCACCACCGGCGCCAAAGCCTTGATGCTGGTGCCGCCCTCGGAACTCACGGGGCTTTCGGGTACGGCACTATCGCTGGCTGCAGAGCATTTCAAAGATAGCCAGCTTGCCAAGCTCGGCGTGCCCACCGGAATCTTGTCAGGCTTTGTCGCAGGCTGGCTCTATAACCGCTTTCACACCATCCGCTTGCCGGAATATCTCGCTTTCTTCGCGGGGCGCCGCTTTGTGCCGATTGCAGCGGGGTTTCTCGCGCTCATCCCGGCCTTCATTATCGGCACCCTCTGGCCTTCAATTTCGCAAGCCATGGATAGCGCCAGCCATGCGGTGCTAAGCCTTGGCAGTGTCGGGCTGTTCATCTATGGCACTCTGAACCGGTTATTGATCGTCACCGGCCTGCACCACATCCTCAACAACCTCGCCTGGTTCAATCTCGGCAGTTATCACGGTGTCACCGGCGATCTGAATCGTTTCTTTGCTGGCGATCCCTCGGCGGGCGCTTTCATGAGCGGTTTTTTCCCGGTGATGATGTTTGGTCTGCCCGCGGCGTGCCTTGCCATGTATCACACCGCGCGGCCCGAGCGTCGCAAGGAGGTTGGCGGCATGCTGGCGTCGATGGCACTGACCGCCTTTCTCACCGGCGTCACGGAACCCATCGAATTCAGCTTCATGTTCCTTGCCCCCCCGCTTTATGTGCTGCATGCGTTGCTGACCGGCTTCTCCATGGTGCTGATGAATATTTTGGGCGTGCATCTCGGCTTCGGCTTTTCGGCGGGTTTGTTCGACTACGTCATCAATTACACCAAGGCACAGAAGGCTTGGCTGCTGCTGCCGGTTGGGCTTGTGTATTTCGCGCTCTATTACAGCGTCTTTCGTTTCGCTATTCAGCGCTTCAATCTGAAAACGCTGGGCCGGGACGATGCCCCCGCAACCACGCTACAGGCTGCCGCCACGGATCGCGGTGCGGCCTATCTCACCGCGCTGGGTGGCGCGGACAATCTTACCGCGGTGGATGCTTGCACCACGCGTCTGCGCCTCTCCGTGAAGTCTAATACGGGTATTGATGAAGCCTCTTTGCGTGCGCTGGGGGCTAAGGGCTTCGTGCGGCCGTCGCCCACCGCCTTGCAGGTGGTGATTGGCCCTGAAGCCGATCAGATCGCCTCAGAGATCAAAGCCGCTATCGGCAAGCCGCTCGCATCCATCCCGCTTGAGAAACCATCGCCTAGTGTTGTTTCCACAAGCTTACCGGTCGGCGCGGTTCTCGCCGGGCTCGGCGGGGCAGGCAATGTGAAGGCGCTGACGCTTTGTGCCAGCCGCATTGTTGTGGAGCTCGCCGATAGCCGTCTCAGCGATGCGGGTGTTCTGCGCCGGGCGGGAATCCGCAGCTTGGCCAGGGGCGCGCAAAGCCTGCATCTGATTATCGGCCCTGAAGCGGAGGGGGTGTTCGCCGCCCTGAAGGCAGGCCGGGTATAA
- a CDS encoding MtrB/PioB family outer membrane beta-barrel protein codes for MKNKLTIAALALSTTALVAPAALAQDIPAELNKPIVINEITLGVQYQGGHNTGQYGRYNGLTTSGINVDLGFTQIRRPAWNSGDTYYYEFSGSNLTFQPGNKTAKGFRDGAYNSDTTIHFGPEADINLAFGRQGEWGVTASYSALTYTGNIISSLWTVNGDQGTLNNGLKPFGGASNVPLTKGTVLNTNFNPTTLTPYFNQVQTGTRRDKVELGGKLELDTWVLATNISHEHKQGSLEESIRQTWGGMAFTLPVDYDTDRFDISASYVDPDYQAVIQYSYSRFTDNMTGVRLPYAVSQTSLSATSGPYAQQSLYSTPPSNSAHYLTVMLSDKLAPKTRVVFNGRVGLELQDDTFAANSANPGLTPTMGNPTYNWFGNLNSSNQGTRGTSLDAQAYVYQANVTFSTELAEHLEGKINYSLDGRDVRVSEFKVWNSGNPDQNNNRADYVVPQNWVKQTGTAELSYLILPESSTRVTASYAFNNTNRTNAQVEHSETNSFDLNISSMLGKDILTRLSYGHSNRAGSMHYGTAWGNLETGAPEEEGTPSGAYYQAPMVSDSVTLRADYAPIGDLSGGVFIRYADNRFHYPEVEAVAIANPSNAGNWSLAGQGQGITNSTTVTMGPDINYRPTESLTLHGYYSYQRIYFDNRGNGACSESNAAATCAGTVGYFVNKYTTHMHSAGFSGDWKISEKLKLSSEYNLSVGSVLFGQFNGVSVANVTGTYQNVTNYPDIDSRMDDIRVTAAYQFTDNIEGALLYRYSMFNNNDWQNVPLPVIPTTNGGSAISIVNAGYGAPNYNVSTVGMTLRVKL; via the coding sequence ATGAAGAACAAGCTCACCATCGCGGCCCTCGCCCTTTCGACGACGGCTCTCGTCGCCCCGGCCGCGCTCGCGCAAGACATTCCGGCTGAACTGAACAAGCCGATCGTGATCAACGAGATCACCCTCGGGGTGCAGTATCAGGGCGGTCACAACACCGGGCAGTATGGCCGCTATAACGGCTTGACCACCTCGGGCATCAATGTCGATCTGGGCTTCACTCAGATCCGCCGGCCCGCCTGGAATTCGGGCGACACCTACTATTACGAGTTTTCCGGCTCAAATCTCACCTTCCAGCCCGGCAATAAGACCGCCAAGGGCTTCCGCGACGGCGCCTATAACAGCGACACCACCATTCATTTCGGCCCCGAGGCCGATATCAACCTCGCTTTTGGGCGCCAGGGCGAATGGGGCGTGACCGCGAGCTACAGCGCGCTCACCTATACCGGCAACATCATTTCTTCGCTGTGGACCGTGAATGGCGATCAGGGCACGCTGAATAACGGATTGAAGCCGTTTGGCGGGGCTTCGAATGTCCCGCTGACCAAGGGCACGGTTCTCAACACGAACTTTAACCCCACGACGCTGACGCCCTATTTCAATCAGGTTCAGACCGGCACTCGCCGCGATAAGGTTGAACTCGGCGGCAAGCTCGAACTCGACACCTGGGTTCTGGCGACCAACATCAGCCACGAACACAAGCAGGGCAGCCTGGAAGAATCCATCCGCCAGACTTGGGGCGGCATGGCCTTCACCCTGCCGGTGGACTACGACACCGATCGCTTCGATATTTCGGCGAGCTATGTCGATCCCGATTATCAGGCGGTGATTCAGTACAGCTACTCGCGCTTCACCGACAATATGACCGGCGTGCGTCTGCCTTATGCGGTTTCCCAAACTTCGCTTTCGGCCACGTCTGGTCCCTATGCGCAGCAGTCGCTCTATTCGACCCCGCCGAGCAACTCGGCCCATTATCTGACCGTAATGCTGTCGGATAAGCTCGCGCCCAAGACCCGCGTGGTCTTCAACGGTCGCGTCGGCTTGGAATTGCAGGACGATACTTTCGCGGCCAACAGCGCCAACCCTGGCCTGACCCCGACGATGGGCAACCCGACCTATAATTGGTTCGGCAACCTCAATTCGTCCAATCAGGGCACCCGCGGCACCTCGCTCGATGCGCAGGCCTATGTCTATCAGGCCAATGTCACCTTCTCGACCGAGCTCGCCGAACATCTCGAAGGCAAGATCAACTATTCGCTGGATGGGCGTGACGTCCGAGTCAGCGAATTCAAGGTCTGGAACTCTGGTAACCCCGATCAGAACAATAACCGCGCCGATTATGTCGTGCCGCAGAACTGGGTGAAGCAGACCGGCACGGCCGAGCTCTCCTATCTCATCCTGCCGGAATCAAGCACCCGCGTGACCGCGAGCTATGCGTTCAACAACACCAACCGCACCAATGCGCAGGTGGAGCATAGCGAGACCAACAGCTTCGACCTCAACATCTCCTCGATGCTGGGCAAGGATATCCTGACCCGTCTCTCTTACGGCCATTCCAACCGTGCTGGCTCGATGCATTACGGCACCGCCTGGGGTAATCTCGAAACCGGTGCTCCGGAAGAGGAGGGCACGCCCTCCGGCGCCTATTACCAGGCTCCGATGGTCTCCGATTCGGTCACTTTGCGTGCGGATTACGCCCCGATTGGCGATCTCTCCGGCGGCGTGTTCATTCGCTATGCCGACAATCGCTTCCATTACCCGGAAGTCGAAGCGGTGGCGATCGCCAATCCCAGCAATGCGGGTAATTGGAGCCTCGCCGGCCAAGGTCAGGGCATCACCAATTCTACCACCGTTACCATGGGCCCGGACATCAACTACCGCCCGACCGAAAGCCTGACGCTGCACGGCTATTACAGCTATCAGCGCATCTATTTCGACAACCGCGGTAACGGCGCCTGCTCGGAAAGCAACGCGGCGGCGACCTGCGCGGGCACGGTCGGCTACTTCGTCAACAAGTACACCACCCACATGCATTCGGCGGGCTTTAGCGGCGATTGGAAGATCAGCGAAAAGCTGAAACTTTCCTCCGAATACAACCTGTCGGTTGGCTCGGTGCTGTTCGGCCAGTTCAATGGCGTCTCGGTGGCGAACGTCACGGGAACTTACCAGAACGTGACCAACTATCCTGATATCGATTCGCGGATGGACGATATCCGGGTCACCGCGGCCTACCAGTTCACCGACAATATCGAAGGGGCGCTGCTCTATCGCTATTCGATGTTCAACAACAACGATTGGCAGAACGTTCCGTTGCCGGTTATTCCTACGACCAACGGTGGTAGTGCGATCAGCATCGTCAACGCCGGCTATGGTGCGCCGAATTACAATGTTTCGACGGTCGGTATGACGCTGCGGGTGAAACTCTAA